CGGCTTTAATTTTTTCAAGGAGTGTAGCCATGCCAATCAGCATCAGGACTCAATTAGAAAATCTCTCGCTTTGGGTCGTGTCTCACCCGATCGGATCGAAATTGGTTCGTTGCCTTTATTCTTTACCGGTCAGCAGACACTTTATCCCCCTCTTTTGTCTTGCTTTTCAAGTCAATCAACAGGAAACGGAGCAGCCGCCTGGCAGTTACGGTTCCATTCGTGCATTCTTCCTGCGCCGCTTACGCAAAGGTGCCAGAGAAATTTGTCTTAATCAGACAGCCGTTGTCAGCCCGGCGGACGGTTCGGTGATTGCCATGGGCAAGATCCGGCAAAGCAGCCTGCTGCAGGTAAAAGGCAAGCGCTACTCTCTGCAAAGGCTGTTGGTTTCCAGGCGACACAGCCAACGCTTTCTCAACGGACAATATCTGACCATTTACATGTCGCCCGGAAAATATCATCACGTTCACGCTCCGTTTGACTGCGA
This DNA window, taken from Negativicutes bacterium, encodes the following:
- a CDS encoding phosphatidylserine decarboxylase, which encodes MPISIRTQLENLSLWVVSHPIGSKLVRCLYSLPVSRHFIPLFCLAFQVNQQETEQPPGSYGSIRAFFLRRLRKGAREICLNQTAVVSPADGSVIAMGKIRQSSLLQVKGKRYSLQRLLVSRRHSQRFLNGQYLTIYMSPGKYHHVHAPFDC